In one Bradyrhizobium cosmicum genomic region, the following are encoded:
- the ubiA gene encoding 4-hydroxybenzoate octaprenyltransferase: MTDTSARVADSTGNWVDTLAPQWARPYLRLSRFDRPIGSWLLLMPCWWSAALAAGMAHDASRLPLTIVLFFIGAFVMRGAGCTWNDITDRDLDDKVERTRSRPLPSGQVTTKQALAFMVAQALVGLVVLLQFNRFAVLTGIASLLIVAIYPFMKRITWWPQIVLGLAFSWGALMGFAVTFGRIDITALVLYAGAISWVIGYDTIYAHQDAEDDALIGIKSTARLFGAHTHQALILFYGLAVMLIGVALASSDARWPAWLGLAAFTVHLASQIVRLRIDDPVLCLHLFKSNRDAGLLLFAGLLADAVTRAA, encoded by the coding sequence ATGACCGATACATCCGCCCGCGTTGCCGATTCCACCGGCAACTGGGTCGATACGCTCGCACCGCAATGGGCGCGGCCCTATCTGCGATTATCGCGCTTCGATCGCCCGATCGGCTCCTGGCTCCTCCTGATGCCGTGCTGGTGGTCGGCGGCGCTCGCCGCGGGCATGGCGCATGACGCCAGCCGTCTGCCGCTCACCATCGTCCTGTTCTTCATCGGCGCCTTCGTGATGCGCGGGGCGGGCTGCACCTGGAACGACATCACCGACCGCGACCTCGACGACAAGGTCGAGCGCACCCGCTCGCGGCCGCTGCCGTCGGGCCAGGTGACCACGAAGCAGGCGCTGGCCTTCATGGTCGCGCAAGCGCTGGTCGGTCTCGTGGTGCTGCTGCAGTTCAACCGCTTCGCGGTCCTGACCGGCATCGCCTCGCTCCTGATCGTCGCGATCTATCCGTTCATGAAGCGCATCACCTGGTGGCCGCAGATCGTGCTCGGGCTCGCCTTCTCCTGGGGCGCCCTGATGGGATTTGCCGTCACCTTCGGGCGCATCGATATCACCGCGCTGGTGCTCTATGCTGGCGCGATTTCTTGGGTGATCGGTTATGACACGATCTACGCGCATCAGGACGCCGAGGACGATGCGCTGATCGGCATCAAGTCCACCGCGCGCCTGTTCGGCGCCCATACGCATCAGGCGCTGATCCTGTTTTACGGGCTGGCTGTGATGCTGATCGGTGTGGCGCTGGCATCCAGCGACGCGCGCTGGCCGGCCTGGCTCGGGCTCGCGGCTTTCACCGTGCATCTGGCGTCGCAGATCGTGCGCTTGAGGATCGATGATCCTGTGCTCTGTCTGCACCTGTTCAAGTCGAACCGCGATGCAGGACTGTTGCTGTTTGCGGGATTGCTCGCCGACGCGGTGACGCGGGCTGCGTGA
- a CDS encoding 16S rRNA (uracil(1498)-N(3))-methyltransferase — translation MPSYNFRAPRLFVDAPLAQDAKVPLDREQGNYLGNVLRLAAGAEVLAFNGRDGEWQAAIEGRKRPDGLVILQQARPQDALADLTYVFAPLKHARLDYMVQKAIEMGVATLQPVLTRFTQASRVNTERMRANVVEAAEQCGIMSIATVAEPLALDRYLSQRPSGRLLIFCDEAAEVQDPIESLKKAREAGPDQGGPGIDVLIGPEGGFAEEERALLLRQPTILRLPLGPRIMRADTAAVAALALVQTVLGDWGGG, via the coding sequence ATGCCCTCCTACAATTTTCGCGCCCCCCGCCTGTTCGTCGACGCCCCCCTGGCCCAGGACGCCAAGGTCCCGCTCGACCGCGAGCAGGGCAATTATCTCGGCAATGTGCTCCGGCTCGCCGCCGGGGCCGAGGTCCTGGCGTTCAACGGCCGCGACGGCGAATGGCAGGCCGCGATCGAAGGCCGCAAGCGGCCGGACGGCCTCGTCATCCTGCAGCAGGCCAGGCCCCAGGACGCCCTGGCCGACCTCACCTACGTCTTCGCCCCGCTCAAGCATGCCCGGCTGGACTACATGGTGCAAAAGGCAATCGAGATGGGCGTCGCCACGCTTCAGCCGGTCCTGACCCGGTTCACCCAGGCCTCCCGGGTCAACACCGAGCGGATGCGCGCCAATGTCGTCGAGGCCGCCGAACAATGCGGCATCATGAGCATCGCCACCGTGGCCGAGCCACTGGCGCTGGACCGGTATCTCAGTCAGCGCCCCTCCGGCCGGCTGCTCATCTTCTGTGATGAGGCGGCGGAGGTCCAGGATCCCATTGAGAGCCTGAAAAAGGCCCGCGAGGCCGGCCCTGACCAAGGCGGACCAGGTATCGACGTATTGATCGGCCCCGAAGGCGGTTTCGCCGAGGAAGAGCGCGCCCTGCTGTTGCGGCAGCCGACGATCCTGCGGCTGCCGCTGGGACCCCGGATCATGCGGGCCGATACCGCCGCGGTGGCGGCGCTGGCGCTGGTCCAGACGGTGCTCGGCGACTGGGGGGGCGGTTAG
- a CDS encoding helix-turn-helix domain-containing protein → MDQSHLNAVRDGAQRIATDRSLSFQGLRPSSVLELQSYDVDHFDESERYAGASSMPLSAGTTAIMRARLSLPTLTLSLVKTFPRIVRGYRLTNAVAVSVPMDHVTSARINGQSIGSSVVVLKGDSDCLVYEPEGRLIGIVYFSPPAHEPWAQLADGHHLLNPAPDVLVSLRRLISVTLETAANDPDLLNEPASQTVVQQSLLSTMEAAIRTDAGCGPVPSATDGYRRIVAEMEGLIRRDLTVWHKTTELAEQVGVSVRTLQSATQAICGMSPHRYSRVLRLWSVRRQLRIGPGRRSVKACAIAHGFWHLSEFAASYRAAFGELPSETLNRSRRGAI, encoded by the coding sequence ATGGACCAAAGCCATCTCAATGCGGTGCGCGACGGGGCGCAAAGAATAGCGACGGACCGCTCGTTGTCGTTCCAGGGGCTCAGGCCATCCTCGGTGCTCGAGCTTCAATCGTATGACGTCGATCATTTCGACGAAAGTGAGAGATACGCCGGCGCATCCAGCATGCCGTTGTCCGCCGGGACGACCGCGATCATGCGTGCCCGGCTGAGCTTGCCGACCCTCACGCTCTCCCTGGTGAAAACCTTCCCGCGGATCGTTCGCGGCTATCGGTTGACGAATGCCGTGGCCGTGTCGGTACCGATGGATCATGTGACCTCTGCCCGTATCAACGGGCAATCGATTGGGAGTTCCGTGGTCGTTCTGAAAGGCGATTCCGACTGCCTGGTGTACGAGCCGGAGGGCCGTCTGATCGGCATCGTCTATTTCAGTCCGCCCGCCCACGAGCCCTGGGCGCAACTGGCTGATGGCCATCATCTGCTGAACCCGGCGCCCGACGTGCTCGTCTCCTTGCGCCGCCTGATCTCCGTCACGCTCGAAACCGCCGCGAATGATCCGGACCTCCTGAACGAGCCGGCGTCGCAAACCGTTGTGCAGCAATCCCTGCTCAGCACGATGGAAGCCGCGATCCGCACCGACGCGGGTTGTGGACCCGTGCCGTCCGCGACGGATGGCTATCGGCGGATCGTCGCGGAAATGGAAGGATTGATCCGTCGCGATCTGACGGTCTGGCACAAGACGACTGAACTGGCGGAGCAGGTTGGCGTCTCCGTGCGGACGCTCCAGAGCGCCACCCAGGCCATCTGTGGCATGAGCCCGCATCGCTATAGCCGGGTCTTGCGCCTCTGGTCCGTGCGCCGGCAGCTTCGTATCGGCCCCGGGCGGCGGAGTGTGAAGGCTTGCGCCATTGCGCATGGCTTCTGGCATCTGAGCGAGTTTGCAGCGAGCTATCGGGCGGCCTTCGGAGAGCTGCCGTCCGAGACCCTGAATCGGTCTCGGCGCGGGGCAATCTAA